A single genomic interval of Flavihumibacter rivuli harbors:
- a CDS encoding ribose-phosphate pyrophosphokinase, whose product MASTAKIFSGTGSQYLAEKIATSFGTTLGQIKIQKFSDGEIQPVFMESIRGDVVFLVQSTFAPSDNLMELLLMIDAARRASAYKVIAVIPYYGYARQDRKDKPRVAIGAKLVANMLTAAGADRVITMDLHAAQIQGYFDIPVDHMDSSAIFIPYIEQLKLENLTFAAPDVGSANRIREIASYFNAEMVICDKHRKRANEIASMVVIGDVTDRDVVLIDDICDTGGTLAKSAGLLLDKGARSVRALCTHPVLSGKAYDNIRNSVLEELVVCDTIPLREECEKIKVLSVADLFAVALRNAFENRSITSLFIHSQRRDK is encoded by the coding sequence ATGGCGTCTACTGCAAAAATCTTCTCGGGTACTGGCTCCCAATACCTGGCAGAAAAAATTGCCACCAGCTTCGGCACCACCCTTGGCCAGATCAAGATCCAGAAGTTCAGCGACGGAGAAATCCAGCCGGTTTTCATGGAAAGTATCAGGGGGGACGTGGTTTTCCTGGTGCAAAGCACTTTCGCACCTTCCGATAACCTGATGGAATTGTTGCTCATGATCGATGCCGCCCGCAGGGCCTCCGCCTATAAGGTCATCGCGGTGATCCCTTATTATGGCTATGCCAGGCAGGACAGGAAGGATAAACCAAGGGTGGCCATCGGTGCGAAACTGGTTGCCAATATGCTGACCGCCGCAGGTGCTGACAGGGTGATTACCATGGACTTACATGCTGCCCAGATCCAGGGGTACTTTGATATCCCTGTGGATCATATGGATAGTTCCGCCATATTTATTCCCTATATCGAGCAATTAAAGCTGGAAAACCTTACCTTTGCGGCCCCTGACGTGGGTAGTGCCAATCGTATCAGGGAGATCGCCAGCTACTTTAATGCAGAAATGGTGATCTGCGATAAGCACAGGAAAAGGGCGAATGAGATCGCCAGCATGGTGGTGATCGGTGATGTGACAGACAGGGATGTGGTGCTTATTGATGATATCTGCGATACCGGGGGAACACTAGCCAAAAGTGCCGGGTTGTTGTTGGACAAGGGAGCGAGGAGTGTGAGGGCGCTGTGTACGCACCCGGTTTTAAGCGGAAAGGCATATGACAATATCCGTAACAGTGTGCTGGAAGAATTGGTGGTTTGTGATACCATCCCGCTGAGGGAAGAGTGTGAGAAGATCAAGGTGTTGTCAGTGGCGGATCTTTTTGCAGTAGCACTGCGGAACGCGTTTGAGAACAGGAGCATTACCAGCCTGTTCATTCACTCGCAAAGAAGGGACAAGTAA
- a CDS encoding 50S ribosomal protein L25, which translates to MKTITIEGQLRTELGKKAARQLRSEGKVPGVIYGGAKEISFTATAAAFKPLVYTGEFQVAEVKVDGQSYKCILKDLQFDKVSDSLNHVDLLELVEDKKVIATLPLRLTGAPAGVKAGGKLIVKMKALKVKTLPKFLKESIEMDITNLDLNENVRVEDVKVENMEILNSPRIPIASIVMTRQLKQEEAEAAKGKK; encoded by the coding sequence ATGAAAACAATTACAATCGAAGGACAACTCAGGACCGAGCTTGGCAAAAAAGCCGCCCGCCAACTTCGCTCTGAGGGCAAAGTGCCAGGTGTAATTTACGGGGGTGCAAAAGAAATCAGCTTCACTGCTACAGCAGCTGCTTTCAAGCCGCTGGTTTACACTGGAGAATTCCAGGTTGCTGAAGTAAAGGTTGATGGCCAGTCTTACAAGTGTATCCTGAAGGATCTGCAGTTTGACAAGGTATCTGATAGCCTGAACCACGTAGACTTGCTGGAACTGGTTGAAGACAAAAAAGTTATCGCTACCCTGCCCCTGCGCCTGACAGGAGCTCCTGCCGGTGTAAAGGCTGGTGGTAAGCTGATCGTAAAGATGAAGGCATTGAAGGTGAAGACCCTGCCCAAGTTCTTGAAAGAGAGCATTGAGATGGACATCACCAACCTTGACCTGAACGAGAACGTACGTGTAGAAGACGTAAAGGTTGAAAACATGGAGATCCTGAACTCTCCCCGTATTCCCATCGCTTCTATCGTAATGACCCGTCAGTTGAAGCAGGAAGAAGCAGAAGCTGCTAAAGGCAAAAAGTAA
- the pth gene encoding aminoacyl-tRNA hydrolase yields the protein MNKFLIVGLGNIGDEYAHTRHNIGFDVVDALVKKHNGQFRADRLADVAELKLKGKQLVVIKPNTFMNLSGKAVKYWRDKESIAIGNILVVLDDLALPLERMRLRGSGSDAGHNGLKSIQEALGTTEYPKLRFGIGNDYPKGRQADFVLGKWKKEEEGVVMEKTNKSVEAIEQFVLAGLATAMNQFNNLTFNL from the coding sequence ATGAACAAGTTTCTGATCGTTGGTTTGGGAAATATCGGGGATGAATACGCGCATACCCGGCATAATATCGGCTTTGATGTGGTGGATGCACTGGTGAAAAAGCACAATGGCCAATTCAGGGCAGACCGGCTGGCTGATGTGGCCGAACTGAAACTAAAGGGCAAGCAGCTGGTGGTCATCAAGCCCAACACGTTTATGAACCTGAGCGGAAAGGCCGTGAAATACTGGCGGGATAAGGAGTCTATAGCTATTGGGAATATTTTGGTGGTACTGGATGACCTTGCCCTCCCGCTGGAACGCATGAGGCTCAGGGGGTCTGGTAGCGATGCCGGCCATAATGGACTAAAAAGTATCCAGGAAGCTCTTGGAACCACGGAATACCCTAAATTACGTTTCGGTATCGGCAATGACTACCCGAAAGGCAGGCAGGCCGATTTTGTATTGGGAAAATGGAAGAAGGAAGAGGAGGGAGTGGTGATGGAGAAAACCAACAAAAGCGTGGAGGCGATAGAACAGTTTGTGCTGGCCGGTTTGGCAACAGCTATGAACCAGTTCAATAATCTAACCTTCAATTTATGA
- a CDS encoding fumarylacetoacetate hydrolase family protein, translating to MKIFCIGRNYVAHAKELGNEVPDEPVVFMKPKSALLQSHTPFYYPEFTNELHYECELVLRICKNGKYIQERYASKYYDAVSVGIDFTARDIQNELKEKGLPWEKAKAWDNSAVIGKWIPFTDIKNKKDINFSLYKNKELVQKGNSSLMMYDFDSIVAHISNYFSVNIGDLVFTGTPAGVGECVVGDELEGFLEDQPMFNLEIK from the coding sequence ATGAAAATATTCTGCATAGGCCGTAACTATGTGGCGCATGCCAAAGAACTGGGAAATGAGGTACCCGATGAACCTGTGGTGTTCATGAAGCCGAAAAGCGCGTTATTACAGTCGCATACGCCATTCTATTACCCTGAGTTTACCAATGAATTGCACTATGAGTGCGAACTGGTGCTGCGTATCTGTAAGAATGGAAAATATATCCAGGAGCGTTATGCCAGTAAATATTATGACGCTGTTTCCGTAGGGATCGACTTTACCGCCCGCGATATCCAAAATGAGTTAAAGGAGAAAGGCCTGCCCTGGGAAAAGGCGAAGGCCTGGGACAACTCTGCTGTCATTGGCAAGTGGATCCCCTTTACCGATATCAAGAATAAAAAGGATATCAATTTCAGTTTGTATAAGAATAAAGAGTTGGTGCAGAAGGGTAACTCTTCCCTGATGATGTACGATTTCGACAGTATTGTGGCCCATATCTCCAATTACTTCTCCGTGAATATCGGTGACCTGGTGTTTACCGGTACCCCTGCAGGGGTAGGTGAATGTGTGGTAGGTGATGAACTGGAGGGCTTCCTGGAGGACCAGCCCATGTTCAACCTCGAGATCAAATAA
- a CDS encoding alpha-ketoacid dehydrogenase subunit alpha/beta produces the protein MEGTELLLKAYRKMCLAANMADTYESNRSICKYVHSTSRGHEAIQLAAAFQLQPQDYVSPYYRDESLLLGLGFSPYELMLQLLAKGPDIFTGGREYYSHPNYKGNDKPTIIHQSSATGMQVIPTTGIAQGLQYLEQTLSPLLKKGVDGAMPVVVCSLGDASVTEGEVSEAFQFAILKKLPIIYLVQDNRWGISVSAEEARVMDACAYAAGFPGLEAVKVDGSDFEASYQLMQEVVGKVRKERRPFLVQASVPLLGHHTSGVRREFYRTDEDLQQHALRDPRPLLRSKLVNMGISPVVLEQIEREAAAEVANDFARAVAAPEPDPALVTEHVFVPTPVQSEQGDRQPAGKERVLMVDAALFAIREIMEQYPEAVLYGQDVGRRLGGVFREAATLAEHFGDHRVFNTAIQEAYIIGSTVGMSAVGVKPIVEVQFADYIYPGFNQLVTEISKSCYLSCGKFPVQTLIRVPIGAYGGGGPYHSGSIESTLLTIKGIKVVYPSNAADMKGLMKAAFLDPNPVVMLEHKGLYWSKVPGTEDARRVEPSADYVLPLGRAGFVQVADPRQVNMGNSCVVVTYGMGVYWAKAASRLFPGQVEIIDLRTLFPLDEELVFEEVKRHGKCLVLTEEQQNNSFAEALAGRIAGNCFQWLDAPVQVLGALNLPAVPMNTGLENAMLPTPEKVALRIKQLLEY, from the coding sequence ATGGAAGGAACTGAATTGCTGTTGAAAGCCTACAGGAAAATGTGCCTGGCGGCAAACATGGCCGATACCTACGAGAGCAACCGGAGTATCTGTAAATATGTTCACTCCACTTCAAGGGGGCATGAGGCTATCCAACTGGCTGCTGCTTTTCAATTGCAGCCGCAGGACTATGTCAGCCCTTACTATCGTGATGAAAGCCTATTGCTGGGACTCGGCTTCAGTCCTTACGAACTGATGTTGCAATTACTCGCCAAAGGCCCCGATATTTTTACCGGGGGCCGCGAATACTATTCACACCCTAACTACAAGGGGAACGATAAACCCACCATCATCCACCAGAGCAGTGCCACCGGCATGCAGGTGATCCCCACAACGGGAATTGCCCAGGGCTTGCAGTACCTGGAACAGACCCTGTCGCCCTTATTGAAGAAAGGGGTGGACGGGGCCATGCCCGTAGTGGTTTGTTCGCTGGGTGATGCCAGTGTAACAGAAGGAGAAGTCAGTGAAGCCTTTCAGTTTGCCATATTAAAGAAGTTGCCCATTATCTACCTGGTGCAGGACAATCGCTGGGGCATCAGCGTTAGTGCCGAGGAGGCAAGGGTCATGGATGCCTGTGCCTATGCGGCCGGATTCCCTGGCCTGGAAGCGGTAAAGGTGGATGGCAGTGATTTTGAGGCCAGCTACCAATTGATGCAGGAAGTAGTGGGGAAGGTCCGGAAGGAAAGAAGGCCCTTCCTGGTGCAAGCCAGCGTTCCCTTGCTGGGTCACCATACCAGTGGGGTAAGGCGCGAGTTTTACAGGACAGATGAAGACCTGCAGCAACATGCCTTACGTGATCCCCGTCCCTTGTTGAGGTCGAAGCTGGTCAATATGGGCATTAGCCCGGTAGTGTTGGAGCAAATAGAAAGGGAAGCAGCAGCCGAAGTGGCCAATGATTTCGCCCGGGCAGTTGCGGCACCTGAACCCGACCCGGCACTAGTGACAGAACATGTGTTTGTGCCCACACCGGTGCAATCGGAACAGGGTGACCGGCAACCAGCCGGAAAGGAAAGGGTGTTAATGGTGGATGCCGCTTTGTTTGCCATCCGCGAGATCATGGAGCAATACCCGGAAGCTGTATTATATGGCCAGGATGTAGGTCGCAGGCTGGGTGGGGTGTTCCGTGAAGCTGCCACCCTTGCCGAACATTTCGGCGACCACCGGGTCTTCAATACTGCCATCCAGGAAGCCTATATCATCGGATCCACAGTCGGGATGAGTGCAGTAGGCGTGAAGCCGATCGTGGAAGTGCAGTTTGCCGATTATATCTATCCCGGTTTTAACCAGTTGGTGACCGAGATCTCCAAGTCCTGCTACCTGTCCTGCGGAAAATTCCCGGTACAAACCCTGATCCGTGTGCCCATTGGGGCATATGGCGGCGGAGGTCCTTACCATAGCGGCAGTATAGAGTCAACCTTGCTGACCATCAAGGGAATAAAAGTGGTATATCCATCCAACGCAGCCGATATGAAAGGATTGATGAAGGCAGCTTTCCTCGATCCTAACCCCGTAGTGATGCTGGAGCACAAAGGCCTTTACTGGAGCAAGGTACCCGGAACTGAAGATGCCAGGAGGGTAGAACCTTCTGCTGATTACGTATTGCCACTGGGAAGGGCCGGTTTTGTGCAAGTGGCTGATCCCAGGCAGGTGAACATGGGCAATAGTTGTGTGGTGGTGACCTATGGCATGGGCGTGTATTGGGCAAAGGCCGCTTCCCGTTTATTCCCCGGGCAGGTGGAAATCATTGACCTCAGGACCCTGTTCCCGCTGGATGAAGAATTGGTGTTTGAAGAAGTGAAGCGTCATGGCAAATGCCTGGTGTTGACAGAAGAACAACAGAACAATTCATTTGCAGAAGCGCTGGCCGGCCGGATCGCCGGCAACTGCTTCCAATGGCTGGATGCCCCGGTACAGGTATTGGGAGCACTTAACCTGCCTGCAGTTCCCATGAATACAGGATTGGAAAATGCCATGCTTCCCACCCCGGAGAAAGTTGCTTTACGTATCAAGCAGCTCTTGGAATATTGA
- a CDS encoding SusC/RagA family TonB-linked outer membrane protein, with the protein MKRILCLWMLMVFAVADLLAQGRTISGRVTDAKTGAPLAGVTVTVKGTNLATQTDASGLYSLPSVPADGSLVFSYVSYKKFEAKNLNAAKLDVLLEEDANQMNEVIVTANAIKREARSLGYATSTIKNDELTRGKDRSVLNSLQGKVAGVQITGSSGGVGSSTRIVFRGGTSLTGNNQALIVVDGIPIDNSQIDAGDNLNNQVDAGNRGNDINPDDIESVTVLKGPAAAALYGSRASNGALIITTKTGKLRGGKKTEIVVSSSYNLESILRLPDFQNEYGQGGQKQPDSRENFSWGPKFDGVTRPWGQQIGDSMRVKPYAAIPDNVKEFFDIGRTWTNGVSFSQNNEKSTYFVSFNNVDQKGVMPGTEYKRTSVKLSGSTEFANNFYSNASVNYIRSVGDLSVQGQGSSPYDQVLQTPRDISLLELKDYRNKFNDLYGYYGAYTVNPWYLLGEDSYKTNVDRLIANVQIGYKPVKWLDINYRIGTDFSADKRRQIVSKRVITDPNNQNYDSRYDGKYEETTIDIRELTSDLMVTAKRKLGENWTMSALVGHNIRQRDFSSQVSTANGLIIPGVYNLSNSKNRPTTSNQIINRRLYGVYADVNFAYKNFLFLGATARNDWSSTLPKNNNSFFYPSANASLVFSELFDMPSFISYGKLRSSIAQVGNDAPPYQLQSVFVTGTISDGFRDSQLNFPLNGVPGYTQGNVIGNPNLKPEITTSFEVGLDLGFFNDRLGIEATYYSNESRDQILTVPIAASSGFTSQTLNAGSITNKGIELLVRAQPVRSRNFTWEVTGTFTKNKNRVNELFDGVEQISLGGFTGATLVARVGEAYGSFFGADFLRDPEGRVVVDPNTGYPLTDPVAKSHGNIQPDFLASLTNSFSYKGFTFSFLIDARKGGMLYSRTRSLQTFVGTDPRTLYNNRERFVIPNSVVQTADGKYVPNTTPVANAQDYWTNYVADNEIDHLIDASFIKLREVSLSYRVPKTWIQSWPINGIMVGLSGRNLFLWTPSENTYVDPESSSFGTGNVQGFEYGTIPSIRSYGANVKVIF; encoded by the coding sequence ATGAAGAGAATTCTATGCTTATGGATGCTGATGGTATTCGCCGTGGCGGATTTGTTGGCACAGGGACGCACGATCAGCGGTCGTGTTACCGACGCAAAAACGGGCGCGCCGCTAGCAGGTGTGACCGTAACAGTTAAGGGAACCAATCTTGCTACGCAGACAGATGCCAGTGGCTTATACAGCCTTCCTTCTGTGCCTGCAGATGGCAGTCTTGTGTTTTCTTATGTGAGTTATAAAAAATTTGAGGCAAAGAACCTGAACGCAGCCAAACTGGATGTGTTGCTGGAAGAAGATGCCAACCAGATGAATGAAGTAATCGTTACTGCCAATGCGATCAAGCGTGAGGCCAGGAGCCTTGGCTATGCTACTTCTACCATCAAGAATGATGAACTTACCCGTGGTAAGGACCGCAGTGTGCTGAACTCCTTGCAGGGTAAAGTTGCGGGTGTTCAGATCACCGGTAGTTCCGGTGGTGTGGGTAGTTCTACCCGTATCGTTTTCCGCGGTGGTACTTCATTAACCGGTAACAACCAGGCCTTGATCGTGGTTGATGGTATTCCCATTGATAACTCACAGATCGACGCCGGTGATAACCTGAACAACCAGGTGGATGCGGGTAACAGGGGTAACGATATCAACCCCGATGATATTGAATCGGTGACCGTGCTGAAAGGCCCTGCTGCTGCCGCATTGTATGGTAGCCGTGCGTCCAATGGAGCGCTTATTATTACTACCAAGACCGGTAAACTCAGGGGCGGAAAGAAGACCGAGATCGTAGTGAGCAGCTCCTACAATTTGGAATCTATCTTGCGCCTTCCTGATTTTCAGAACGAGTATGGCCAGGGTGGCCAGAAGCAGCCGGATTCAAGGGAGAACTTCAGCTGGGGTCCGAAGTTTGATGGGGTGACCAGGCCATGGGGTCAGCAGATCGGTGATTCCATGAGGGTGAAACCTTATGCGGCCATTCCTGATAACGTTAAAGAGTTTTTTGATATTGGCCGTACCTGGACCAATGGTGTATCCTTCTCCCAGAACAACGAGAAGTCTACCTACTTTGTTTCTTTCAACAATGTTGACCAGAAAGGTGTGATGCCCGGTACAGAGTACAAGCGTACTTCCGTAAAACTGAGCGGTAGCACTGAATTTGCGAATAATTTCTACAGCAACGCCAGTGTGAACTATATCCGTTCAGTAGGTGACCTCTCCGTTCAGGGACAGGGTTCTTCCCCTTACGACCAGGTTTTGCAAACACCGCGTGATATCTCCCTGCTGGAACTGAAGGATTACCGCAATAAGTTCAATGACCTTTATGGTTATTATGGTGCCTACACGGTAAACCCATGGTACCTGCTGGGTGAAGATTCCTACAAGACCAATGTAGACCGACTGATCGCCAATGTGCAGATCGGTTACAAGCCGGTGAAATGGCTGGATATCAACTACCGTATCGGTACTGATTTCTCTGCTGATAAACGCAGGCAGATCGTTTCCAAGCGCGTGATCACTGATCCCAATAACCAGAACTATGATAGTCGTTATGATGGTAAATACGAAGAGACCACCATTGATATCAGGGAGCTGACTTCTGACCTGATGGTAACGGCCAAGCGTAAGCTGGGTGAGAACTGGACCATGTCGGCATTGGTAGGTCATAATATCCGCCAGCGCGATTTCAGTTCACAGGTAAGCACCGCCAATGGGTTGATCATTCCTGGTGTATATAACCTTTCCAACTCCAAGAACAGGCCCACCACTTCCAACCAGATCATCAACAGGAGGCTGTATGGTGTATATGCGGATGTGAACTTTGCCTATAAGAATTTCCTGTTCCTGGGTGCTACTGCACGTAATGACTGGTCTTCCACCTTGCCCAAGAACAATAACAGCTTCTTCTATCCCAGTGCCAATGCGTCATTGGTGTTTAGCGAATTGTTTGATATGCCTTCCTTCATTTCCTATGGTAAGTTGAGGTCGAGCATTGCACAGGTGGGTAATGATGCGCCGCCGTATCAATTGCAATCAGTATTTGTGACCGGAACTATTTCTGATGGCTTCCGCGACTCACAATTGAATTTCCCCCTGAACGGTGTTCCCGGTTATACGCAGGGTAACGTGATCGGTAATCCCAACCTGAAGCCTGAGATCACCACCTCCTTTGAAGTGGGTCTTGACCTGGGCTTCTTCAACGACAGGTTAGGTATTGAAGCGACTTATTATTCCAATGAGAGCCGCGACCAGATCCTTACCGTTCCCATTGCAGCAAGTTCCGGCTTTACCAGCCAGACCCTGAATGCCGGTTCTATCACCAATAAAGGAATTGAATTGCTGGTTAGGGCGCAGCCTGTACGCAGCAGGAATTTCACCTGGGAAGTGACCGGTACTTTCACCAAGAACAAGAACAGGGTGAATGAGTTGTTTGATGGCGTTGAGCAGATCAGCCTTGGTGGCTTTACCGGAGCAACGCTGGTGGCCAGGGTTGGCGAAGCCTATGGTTCCTTCTTTGGTGCTGACTTCCTTCGTGATCCGGAAGGAAGGGTAGTGGTTGATCCCAATACCGGCTACCCCCTGACTGATCCTGTTGCCAAGAGCCATGGCAATATCCAGCCGGATTTCCTTGCAAGCCTTACCAACTCTTTCTCTTATAAAGGTTTCACCTTCTCTTTCCTGATCGATGCCAGGAAAGGTGGTATGCTGTATTCAAGGACAAGGAGTCTCCAAACCTTTGTGGGAACAGATCCCCGCACCTTGTATAACAACAGGGAGCGTTTCGTGATCCCGAATAGTGTGGTGCAAACTGCTGATGGTAAGTATGTGCCCAATACCACCCCGGTGGCTAATGCGCAGGATTACTGGACCAACTACGTAGCAGATAATGAGATCGATCACCTGATCGATGCCAGCTTCATCAAGCTTCGTGAGGTTAGCCTGAGCTACCGTGTGCCGAAGACCTGGATCCAGTCATGGCCCATCAATGGTATCATGGTCGGCTTGAGCGGAAGGAACCTGTTCCTGTGGACACCTTCCGAGAATACCTATGTTGACCCTGAATCCAGCTCATTTGGTACAGGTAACGTACAGGGTTTTGAATATGGTACCATTCCTTCTATCCGCAGCTATGGTGCGAATGTTAAAGTGATTTTCTAA